In a single window of the Etheostoma spectabile isolate EspeVRDwgs_2016 chromosome 3, UIUC_Espe_1.0, whole genome shotgun sequence genome:
- the LOC116674296 gene encoding G2/M phase-specific E3 ubiquitin-protein ligase — MSTQQPASSLTEAAALLHTVLASAETIRTVATSSRDTLDSHLASLFPSGQHSSSTLPAAGPVRRECAPRYQAQRFSSWTSNTRRKRVRTQQHDHFNKDVILLPNQSWGIVCKQGPKSWLHKHGHMVLERIRDGFGEHIPDDVSSKTGLVLHCWQSHCSELGTWRSTTKLPLADIADTELLEKVKKVSESTTVEDLEKSNAPLLDYLANAGCLRPMRSIRDRDLLVQDIVMFQVIHRVQGPFQRFCEGLKTLGVLDQIRRHPDSFRPLFCYEPNTLTADQVEDLFSIHLSPEGSNKRAAEEMVITFWRDYLQDAEEEEGPSKLEKILAFTTGASVVPPIGFSPTPSVQFIHKGDDGFSTSMFPLANTCVNCIKLPLHVSYELFKEKFDFALGNTYGFGRA, encoded by the exons ATGTCTACCCAACAGCCTGCAAGCAGCCTAACCGAGGCCGCAGCGTTACTTCACACTGTACTGGCGTCAGCGGAGACCATTAGA ACCGTGGCAACTTCAAGCCGCGACACACTGGACAGTCACTTAGCGTCGCTTTTCCCCTCCGGACAGCACAGCAGCAGTACACTGCCAGCTGCAGGTCCAGTCCGCAGAGAGTGCGCGCCGCGTTATCAAGCGCAACGCTTCAGCTCTTGGACATCGAACACGAGGAGGAAAAG AGTCAGGACACAGCAGCATGACCATTTCAACAAGGATGTAATACTACTCCCTAACCAATCATGGGGAATAGTGTGCAAACAAGGTCCAAAATCATGGTTACACAAGCATGGACAC ATGGTTTTAGAACGCATCAGGGATGGCTTTGGTGAGCACATTCCAGACGATGTCAG CTCTAAGACAGGACTGGTACTACATTGCTGGCAAAGCCATTGCAGTGAGCTTGGTACATGGCGGTCCACCACCAAACTTCCTCTCGC AGACATAGCTGACACAGAACTcttggaaaaagtcaaaaag GTATCTGAAAGTACAACCGTTGAGGACCTTGAGAAGTCAAATGCTCCTTTGCTTGATTACTTGGCCAATGCAGGGTGTCTGAGGCCTATGCGGTCGATAAGAGACAGGGATCTGCTGGTACAAgacattgtcatgtttcagGTCATCCACAGGGTTCAAGGGCCATTTCAAAG ATTCTGTGAAGGACTGAAAACTCTTGGGGTTCTGGACCAAATACGACGACATCCAGACAGCTTCCGACCCCTGTTCTGCTATGAGCCAAACACACTGACTGCTGACCAGGTGGAGGATCTTTTCAGCATTCATCTCTCTCCAGAAGGGAGCAACAAGAGAGCTGCTGAGGAGATGGTCATCACTTTCTGGAGGGACTATCTCCAAGATGCAGAAG aagaagaagggccATCCAAACTAGAGAAGATATTGGCCTTCACAACTGGAGCATCTGTGGTACCACCTATCGGCTTTTCCCCAACTCCTTCTGTCCAGTTCATACACAAAGGAGATGATGGCTTCTCTACATCAATGTTCCCCCTTGCCAACACATGTGTTAACTGCATCAAGTTGCCACTACATGTGTCTTACGAACTATTCAAGGAGAAGTTTGACTTTGCATTAGGAAACACATATGGGTTTGGCAGGGCGTGA